The following is a genomic window from Acetobacteroides hydrogenigenes.
GTGCTGGCAGAATCTATCCAATCGCTCGACGACCTGTACTATCTAAAGACCGAAAACCGCGAGGGGCTCTCTAAAATTACCGTTTACGTAAAGAAGGAGATTAGGGCCGATAAGATGCAGCAGCTTTGGGATAAGCTGCGCCGTAAGGTAAGCGACGTGCAGGCCAAGCTACCCAAGGGGGCTGGACCATCGCTGGTAAAAGACGATTTTGGCGATGTGCTGGGCGTGTTCTACGGGCTTAGCGGCGAGGGTTACAGCTATCGCGAGCTGGAGGATCATGCAAAAAACATCAAGAACAATATCTTAAAAGTAAAGGACGTAGGGAAGGTGGAGATTTTTGGAGCGCAAACTCCAACCATCGATGTGCTGGTTTCGCCCGCCGCTATGACGCAGCGAGGCATAACCGCCAACGATATTGCTGCTGCCTTCGATAAGCAGAATAGGGTGGTAGATGGCGGTGCTATAGAAACCGAAGAGAATAGAATTCGCATAGATGTTACGGGCAGTTTCTCGACCATCGAGGAGATCGAAAACCTGACCGTTGTATCGAAGAACGGTGAAAGCTACCGATTAAAGGATGTTGCACAGGTAAGCGAAAGCTACCTTAAGCCTGCCCGTAGCATTATGCGCATTAATGGAGCCGATGCCTTGGGTATTGCGGTTGCCACTACACCAAACGGTAATGTGGTAAACATGTCGAAGGGCGTAAAGGAGTGCATGGATTCATTTTCTTCAAAGCTGCCCGATGGGCTTTCGATCTCCTGCATATACGATCAGGGATATGAGTCGGAGGTTGCCAACGATGGCTTCATCATAAACCTCATTGTATCCGTTCTTACGGTTGTTGCTCTTCTGCTCTTTTTTATAGGACTAAAGAATGGGCTACTGGTAGGAAGCGGGCTCGTCTTTTCGATATTCGCTACGCTAATTTACATGCAGGCAACGGGGATTGCCCTACAGCGTATGTCGTTGGCGGCAATCATTATTGCCATGGGGATGCTGGTTGACAACGCTATTGTGGTAACCGACCTAACGCTGGTGAATATGCAACGCGGTATGCGCAAGCGTGTGGCCATTCTTCGTGCAGTTTCAACCACAGCGCTGCCTCTGCTAGCTGCTACGGCAATTGCCATCCTTACGTTTATGCCTGTTTACCTTTCGCCACATGTCTCCGGCGAGCTGCTGTCGTCGCTGTTTATTGTGATTGCCGTATCGCTCTCTTTTAGCTGGATATTTGCCATGATGCAAACGCCCTTCTACATGGAGCAGTATGTTGCCCGCCCACGTAGGGAGGACCTAAAGGCGGAGCTGAATCAGGGAAAGCTGTACGATTGGTTTAGAGGTACGCTCGATAGGGTAATTCGACGAAAGTATGCGGTGGTAACCTCGCTGGTAGTTCTTCTTGCGCTATCGGTGTATGGATTTCGTTTTATCCCGAAGGTATTTATGCCGCAGCTTAACAAGCAATACTTTACCCTCGATATGTGGATGCCCGAAGGTACGCGCATCGAACGTACGGATAAGGAGGTGGATGAGGTTGTACGCTACCTACAGGAGTTGGATCAGGTGGAGATGGTTTCGTCGTATGTGGGACAAACGCCGCCACGTTACTACTTGGCAAACTCGAGCTTTGGTCCGCAGCCTAACTATGCCAACTGCCTGATAAAAACATCGACGCCAGAAAAAGCTCGCGAGCTGCAGAAAGTGCTCTATGAGTCGTTACCGCATAAATTCCCCGAGCTATTTGTTAGGGCAAACCGTTTCGAGCTCAACTTTATTCCCGAGGCGCTTATCGAGGCTCGCTTCTGTGGCAACGATCCAAAAGTGCTCGACTCGCTTACTAATGTTGCCCTTACCATAATGCGCAACAATCCGAAGGTAACCAATGCCCGTAACGAATGGGGAAATATGACAATGATTGCCCGACCTGAGTTTGATCCGATCAGGGCTGGATTACTGGGCATATCCAAGAGCAACCTAGTTGAGGCTACCAAATCGGTGAATGATGGGCTTCCTGTAGGTATCTATCGCGACGAAGAGAAGAAGGTTCCTGTTCTGCTAAAGACAAATCAAGATAAGCAGATGGGATCGACTCAGCTGGCCGATTTTGCAATATGGAACGGAAAAGGATCGGCTCCTCTATCTCAGGCTACAAAAAGTATTCGCATGGAGTGGGAGTATCCACTCGTAAAGACCTACAATAGGGAGCTTACGATGGCAGCTATGTGCGATGTAAAGCCAGATTATACCATGAAGGAGGTGCATGCCGAGATCCGCGCAGCAATAGAGAACATTAAATTGCCTCAGGGCTACTCCTTCTTTTGGGATTCGCAGTATAAAGATCAGAACGAAGCAATGGCAGCACTTACTAAGTATTTCCCATTGGCGTTTCTGTTACTGGTAATAATTCTAGTTGCCCTCTTCAGAAATATTAAGCAGCCGCTAATTATTCTGCTCATTCTTCCTCTATCCATCATAGGTATAGTGTTTGGGATGCTGCTTACGGGATTCGACTTTGGCTTCTTTTGTATTGCCGGTTGGTTGGGCCTTCTAGGTATGATTATTAAGAACGTAATTGTGCTTATCGATGAGGTAAACATACAGCACCGCGAGGGGGAGTCGCTGCGTAAGGCCGTGATAGAATCTACCGTATCGAGGGCAAGACCTGTAATAATGGCTGCAGGAACTACCATCTTAGGTATGGTTCCGCTACTCTTTGACGTGGTATTTAATGGGATGGCAACAACCATTGTTTTTGGATTAACCTTTGCCACGCTGCTAACCCTATTTGTTACCCCGGCGCTTATTGCCATTTTCTACAAGCTAAAATAGAATACCATGAACAAAATAATAACCGTAGCGGCAGCTCTTTTGCTGTCGTCTACCGCCTTGCATGCGCAGGAGAGCGAGCTGCTTAAAAAGTATCGCACGATGGCCTTATCGTACAATCAGGATGTTAAGGCTGCCGATAAAGGTGTTGCCTACTACAAGGAGATGGAAAGTTCGGCTAAGGCAGATATGCTCCCAAAGGTGGCAGCCAATGCTACGGCTAGCTATGTAGGCAACCCAATGGAGCTGTCTATTACGCTACCGTCGCTTGGTGCGTTTTCATTTGAAGGAAAGCATGAAAACTACGGCACATCGGTATCGATGGTTCAACCAGTATATACCGGAGGAAGAAACCTCGAGCAGGTAAAGATTGCCCAAAAGGAAAGTGCACTATCGGAGGATCAGGCGGCGCTAACTCGTTCGACCGTTACCTTCGGAACCGACTACCGCTACTGGAATGCTGTTGCTGCGCAGGAGATGGTGGCAGTTACACAGCAGCTGGAAAAGTCGATGGAGAATCTGGTAAGGGTGGTGCGCGAGCGTGTTGATGCAGGATTGGTAAACAAGAACGATTTGCTAATGGCAGAGGTTAAGCTTAACGATGCACGCTTTCAGAGAAAGAAGGCGCAGGACAGCTTCGAGGTAAGCCGTATGGCGCTCAACTCGCAAATAGGCGTCAACCTAAAAGCTGCCACCGCAATTGATACTTCGATACCTGTACTCCGTTTAGCAGGGGACTTTGCTACCGAAGTTGAGGCTGCTTTAAACAATCGTGCCGAGGTACGTATGGCGCAGGGTAAGATTGCCATTCAGGAGTCTGCAGGTAAAGTGAAGGATTCGTACTATAAGCCCCAATTTTACCTTGGTGCAGAGGGGAGCTACTCTTCGCCGGGGTACAACTTTAAGCCGGATATGGATCCTAACTATGCGGTGTATGCAAAGCTCAGCATCCCTGTTTTTGAGTGGGGAAAGCGCAAGAGCAGCCGAAGGGCTTCGAGCATTAGGGTAGATATGGCAAAGGAGAACCTCAACAAGGTGACGGATAATGTTCGTTTGGAGGCGCAGAGCGCCTACTATAGCTACAGCCAAGCGGTAGAGCAGGTGGTGCTAACCGAGAATTCGCTTGAGAAGGCGAAGGATAACGAGCAAATGGCCCTAGATCGCTATAAGGAGGGAAACCTTTCTATTCTGGAGACGCTGGATGCTCAGCTGTACCATCAAATGGCGCAGATTAACCATATTCGTTCGCGTGCCAACGCGCAGATATACTATTCCGAGTTTCTTAGAGCATTGGGGAAATATTAAAATGAGTAGTTAGAAGAAGTTAGATGGGACTGTAGAAATGTTATCCCCTTCTAAAATCTATTTCCCTATTTTTGTATTAAACTCGGAATAAATGAAGTCGATTAAAAAGATATACAGCCTACTTGCCTACCTTCTTCTCTTTTCGGGGTTGGGAGGCTTCTCTTATCTGCTGCTTATTCGGGATGTGATTATGGCCAAGGGGCGTCCTGTTGATTTATCGCCAATTTGGATGCTAATGGGGTGTATCTTTTTCTTTAACATGCTGGGCTTTTTTCTGCTTCAGGTAAACAGCTGGCTAAATAGGAAGTTGCAATTCTTCTTTAAAAGAAAGAACATGCTTACTCTTCACTATGTGGGGATCGCAGCACTTCTTTTTCTGCTTAACTATGCGCTGCTGGTTTTTGTAAAGATGATGATCGAAGTTCCTACTCCTTTTAGAGTAAAGAGCGAGGGTTGGGTGTTGCTTATTGTTATATGGCTGGTGGAGCTGGTTATTGTGAGTTTGGTGCTGGTAAACCAATCGTTTCGGCAAACGCTTAAGCTGTACCGCGA
Proteins encoded in this region:
- a CDS encoding TolC family protein; its protein translation is MNKIITVAAALLLSSTALHAQESELLKKYRTMALSYNQDVKAADKGVAYYKEMESSAKADMLPKVAANATASYVGNPMELSITLPSLGAFSFEGKHENYGTSVSMVQPVYTGGRNLEQVKIAQKESALSEDQAALTRSTVTFGTDYRYWNAVAAQEMVAVTQQLEKSMENLVRVVRERVDAGLVNKNDLLMAEVKLNDARFQRKKAQDSFEVSRMALNSQIGVNLKAATAIDTSIPVLRLAGDFATEVEAALNNRAEVRMAQGKIAIQESAGKVKDSYYKPQFYLGAEGSYSSPGYNFKPDMDPNYAVYAKLSIPVFEWGKRKSSRRASSIRVDMAKENLNKVTDNVRLEAQSAYYSYSQAVEQVVLTENSLEKAKDNEQMALDRYKEGNLSILETLDAQLYHQMAQINHIRSRANAQIYYSEFLRALGKY
- a CDS encoding efflux RND transporter permease subunit; this translates as MKVVKYFLQNKVFTHLLLVLVLFGGVFAYTKMGKLEDAPFTIKQALVVTSYPGASPMEVQKQVTDVLAESIQSLDDLYYLKTENREGLSKITVYVKKEIRADKMQQLWDKLRRKVSDVQAKLPKGAGPSLVKDDFGDVLGVFYGLSGEGYSYRELEDHAKNIKNNILKVKDVGKVEIFGAQTPTIDVLVSPAAMTQRGITANDIAAAFDKQNRVVDGGAIETEENRIRIDVTGSFSTIEEIENLTVVSKNGESYRLKDVAQVSESYLKPARSIMRINGADALGIAVATTPNGNVVNMSKGVKECMDSFSSKLPDGLSISCIYDQGYESEVANDGFIINLIVSVLTVVALLLFFIGLKNGLLVGSGLVFSIFATLIYMQATGIALQRMSLAAIIIAMGMLVDNAIVVTDLTLVNMQRGMRKRVAILRAVSTTALPLLAATAIAILTFMPVYLSPHVSGELLSSLFIVIAVSLSFSWIFAMMQTPFYMEQYVARPRREDLKAELNQGKLYDWFRGTLDRVIRRKYAVVTSLVVLLALSVYGFRFIPKVFMPQLNKQYFTLDMWMPEGTRIERTDKEVDEVVRYLQELDQVEMVSSYVGQTPPRYYLANSSFGPQPNYANCLIKTSTPEKARELQKVLYESLPHKFPELFVRANRFELNFIPEALIEARFCGNDPKVLDSLTNVALTIMRNNPKVTNARNEWGNMTMIARPEFDPIRAGLLGISKSNLVEATKSVNDGLPVGIYRDEEKKVPVLLKTNQDKQMGSTQLADFAIWNGKGSAPLSQATKSIRMEWEYPLVKTYNRELTMAAMCDVKPDYTMKEVHAEIRAAIENIKLPQGYSFFWDSQYKDQNEAMAALTKYFPLAFLLLVIILVALFRNIKQPLIILLILPLSIIGIVFGMLLTGFDFGFFCIAGWLGLLGMIIKNVIVLIDEVNIQHREGESLRKAVIESTVSRARPVIMAAGTTILGMVPLLFDVVFNGMATTIVFGLTFATLLTLFVTPALIAIFYKLK